From Apium graveolens cultivar Ventura chromosome 9, ASM990537v1, whole genome shotgun sequence, the proteins below share one genomic window:
- the LOC141685430 gene encoding rust resistance kinase Lr10-like, translating into MLSSADIGAYVRLVCGTAFIIGCIVYKLRRRHLSVYDNIEDFLQRQNNFMPIRYSYSQLKNPPTGLKINSVKEALVLIHHINIVRLVGFCVEGPKRALVYEFMPNGSLDKYIFVDGDESEAGRTTFQGEHWVTWLQNYFTKYWRFSMKADVYSFGMLLMEMAGKRKNINPLKDEISQIYFPSWIYDQISKGKEIEIEDATENEKMLVKKMIIVAMWCIQMKPAERPSMHEVIGMLEGDLELLVMPPKPLICPEDID; encoded by the exons ATGTTGTCCTCTGCAGATATTGGAGCGTATGTAAGATTAGTGTGCGGAACAGCATTTATAATTGGATGTATAGTATACAAATTAAGGAGAAGACATTTATCTGTATATGACAACATAGAAGACTTCCTCCAACGTCAAAACAATTTCATGCCCATTAGGTACAGTTATTCCCAACTTAAAAATCCACCAACGGGTTTAAAGATAAACTCGGTGAAGGAGGCTTTGGTACT GATTCATCATATTAACATTGTGAGACTTGTTGGCTTTTGTGTTGAGGGTCCAAAACGTGCCCTCGTTTATGAGTTCATGCCTAATGGTTCTCTTGATAAATACATTTTCGTTGATGGAGATGAAAGTGAAGCCGGGAGAACAACATTT CAAGGGGAACACTGGGTTACATGGCTCCAgaattattttacaaaatattgGAGGTTTTCTATGAAGGCAGATGTTTATAGTTTTGGAATGTTGTTAATGGAAATGGCTGGTAAAAGGAAAAATATAAATCCGTTGAAGGATGAAATTAGCCAAATTTACTTCCCTTCATGGATTTATGACCAAATTAGCAAAGGTAAAGAGATTGAAATTGAAGATGCTACTGAAAATGAGAAGATGTTGGTTAAGAAGATGATTATTGTAGCAATGTGGTGTATACAAATGAAGCCAGCTGAGCGACCTTCAATGCACGAAGTTATTGGAATGCTTGAAGGGGATCTCGAACTTTTGGTGATGCCCCCAAAACCTTTAATTTGCCCAGAAGACATCGACTGA